Proteins co-encoded in one Cytophaga hutchinsonii ATCC 33406 genomic window:
- a CDS encoding glycoside hydrolase family 3 N-terminal domain-containing protein, with protein sequence MRKKILLQAGILLSLILFFVAGAATWEKPEPFKDTLAEAWADSVMSTLTDEQALGQLFMVAAYSNKPEAHALEIEQLIKNNGIGGVIFFQGGPVRQAQLTNRYQSVSNVPLFVAMDAEWGLGMRLDSTMNFPKQMTLGAIQDNAAIFNMGVEIGKQCKRLGVHINFAPVVDVNSNANNPVIGVRSFGEDKINVSQKAIAYMKGMQSVHVMANAKHFPGHGNTDTDSHFSLPVVNKNVQELNDTELYPFRQLIDSGVGSIIVAHMNVPSLDNTNKPATLSKPIVTDLLRNDMGFRGLIFTDALNMKGVSNLYKPGEVDVKALLAGNDILLYAENVPLAIKKIVKAINDKDITKEEIHARVKKILLAKYWAGLNHFKKIETENLYQDLNNASAKALLNNLYKQSLTVARNKNNILPFVLADTTSFASVSISFHGSENIFQQTLSNYAAFDHYSIEKSGSDTALVSLVTKLKKYEAVIVGVHQVNSYNSKNYGISTATKTFIQQLQAAHPNVTVVVFGIPYALKYFSDSKVLVCANEDNAYTQRLVPQLLFGAIQVNGRLPVTAGGNLKLNTGLPVSYNCMRMRYDLPENLRMDSKTLSKIDTIVMHAITEGAMPGCQVLVAKKGAVIYNKSFGYYTYDKKNPVTSTTLYDIASISKVAGTLQAIMFLEERGLIKLNYKISVYLPDLIGTNKEDLIIRDILTHQAGLQPFLPHWRKTMDSSNFSKKYYSTIKSDSFPNMVIPGLYSIAGIEDSLWKWTVQSSLMAHPKQGKKKLPYSYVYSDLGFYIMKRLAESQLGQPMEEFLKQNFYDPLGLQNFYYNPLENGVPASRITPTEQDKYFRKSLVVGTVHDPGAALLGGIGGHAGIFCNAEDLATLMQMNLQLGYYGGYRFLLPETIELFSKTQSTKNRRGLGWDKPQASSGGPCSYLVSASTYGHTGFTGTCAWVDPEQELVYIFLSNRVYPDANNTKLIKESIRTQIQTVIYKSLLNFREQ encoded by the coding sequence ATGCGTAAAAAGATTTTATTACAAGCAGGTATACTGCTTTCACTTATATTGTTTTTTGTTGCTGGCGCGGCTACCTGGGAAAAGCCCGAACCGTTCAAAGATACCCTTGCAGAAGCATGGGCAGACAGCGTTATGTCTACACTCACTGATGAACAGGCACTGGGGCAACTGTTTATGGTTGCTGCGTATTCAAATAAACCTGAAGCCCATGCACTGGAAATTGAACAACTTATAAAAAATAATGGTATTGGCGGTGTGATTTTTTTTCAGGGCGGTCCGGTAAGGCAGGCCCAGTTAACCAACAGATATCAATCGGTAAGTAACGTGCCGCTGTTTGTTGCCATGGATGCGGAATGGGGGTTGGGCATGCGGCTGGACAGCACCATGAATTTTCCCAAACAAATGACGCTGGGTGCTATTCAGGATAATGCAGCTATTTTTAACATGGGCGTTGAAATCGGCAAACAATGTAAACGGCTTGGCGTACATATAAATTTTGCACCTGTTGTTGATGTTAACAGCAATGCAAACAATCCGGTAATTGGCGTGCGCTCGTTTGGTGAAGATAAAATCAATGTAAGCCAGAAAGCAATCGCCTATATGAAAGGAATGCAGTCTGTGCATGTGATGGCAAATGCAAAACATTTTCCGGGCCACGGAAATACAGATACCGATTCACATTTCTCTTTACCGGTTGTTAATAAAAATGTTCAGGAATTGAATGACACAGAGCTGTATCCTTTCAGACAGCTGATCGATTCAGGTGTTGGAAGCATTATTGTTGCTCACATGAATGTACCTTCTTTAGACAATACAAACAAACCGGCAACGTTGTCCAAACCAATTGTTACGGATCTGTTACGGAATGATATGGGCTTCAGGGGGCTCATCTTTACAGATGCGCTTAATATGAAAGGAGTCAGCAATCTGTATAAACCGGGAGAAGTTGATGTAAAGGCCCTGCTTGCGGGAAATGATATCCTGTTATATGCTGAAAATGTTCCCTTAGCCATAAAGAAAATAGTAAAAGCAATTAATGATAAGGATATAACAAAAGAAGAAATTCATGCACGCGTAAAAAAAATATTGTTGGCTAAATATTGGGCCGGACTAAATCATTTCAAAAAAATAGAAACAGAAAATCTATATCAGGATCTGAACAACGCCTCTGCAAAGGCTCTTTTAAATAACTTATATAAACAGTCACTTACTGTTGCCCGGAATAAAAACAACATTCTTCCATTTGTACTGGCAGATACAACTTCTTTTGCGTCTGTAAGTATTTCATTTCATGGTTCTGAAAATATTTTTCAGCAAACCCTTAGTAACTATGCTGCTTTTGATCACTACTCCATAGAAAAATCGGGCAGCGACACGGCTCTGGTTTCTTTGGTAACTAAACTGAAAAAATATGAAGCGGTTATTGTTGGTGTACATCAGGTAAATTCTTATAACTCTAAAAACTATGGAATAAGTACTGCTACCAAAACATTTATACAGCAATTACAGGCCGCACATCCCAATGTTACGGTTGTGGTGTTTGGTATTCCGTATGCGTTAAAATATTTTTCAGATTCGAAAGTGCTGGTTTGTGCCAACGAAGACAATGCGTACACACAGCGCCTGGTGCCGCAATTGTTATTCGGTGCGATTCAGGTAAACGGACGGTTGCCGGTAACCGCCGGTGGAAATTTAAAATTGAATACCGGACTTCCTGTTTCATATAATTGCATGCGTATGCGGTATGACTTGCCGGAGAATTTACGTATGGACAGCAAAACACTAAGTAAAATAGATACAATTGTAATGCACGCCATCACAGAAGGCGCTATGCCGGGCTGTCAGGTATTGGTCGCTAAAAAAGGCGCTGTGATTTATAATAAATCATTTGGTTATTACACCTATGACAAAAAGAATCCGGTAACATCCACTACCTTGTATGATATTGCTTCTATAAGTAAAGTTGCAGGAACATTACAGGCCATTATGTTCTTAGAAGAGCGCGGCCTGATAAAATTGAACTATAAAATTTCTGTGTACCTGCCCGACCTGATCGGCACGAATAAAGAAGACCTGATCATTCGGGATATTCTAACGCACCAGGCAGGCCTTCAGCCATTTTTGCCGCACTGGCGAAAAACAATGGATAGTTCAAACTTCAGTAAAAAATATTACAGCACCATTAAAAGCGACAGCTTCCCGAACATGGTTATACCGGGGCTTTACAGCATAGCGGGTATTGAAGATTCCTTGTGGAAATGGACCGTGCAGTCATCGTTAATGGCACATCCCAAACAAGGGAAAAAGAAATTGCCTTATTCCTATGTGTATAGTGATCTTGGTTTTTATATCATGAAGCGTTTGGCTGAAAGCCAGCTGGGACAGCCGATGGAAGAGTTTTTAAAACAGAACTTCTATGATCCGTTAGGTCTGCAGAACTTCTATTATAATCCGCTGGAAAATGGTGTACCGGCTTCGCGGATCACACCAACCGAACAGGATAAGTATTTCAGAAAATCACTGGTTGTGGGTACGGTGCATGATCCGGGTGCGGCTTTATTAGGGGGCATTGGCGGGCATGCAGGTATTTTCTGCAATGCCGAAGATCTGGCAACACTGATGCAGATGAATCTTCAGCTTGGCTATTATGGCGGTTATCGCTTTTTACTGCCTGAAACGATCGAATTATTCAGCAAAACCCAATCAACAAAAAACAGACGTGGCTTAGGTTGGGATAAACCCCAGGCAAGCAGCGGCGGACCATGTTCTTATTTAGTTTCTGCTTCCACCTATGGCCATACCGGATTTACGGGTACCTGTGCCTGGGTTGACCCTGAACAGGAATTAGTTTATATTTTCCTTTCAAACCGGGTATACCCGGATGCGAACAACACTAAGCTTATAAAGGAAAGTATTCGGACTCAAATTCAAACGGTTATCTATAAATCCCTTCTTAATTTCAGAGAACAATAA
- a CDS encoding sterol desaturase family protein, with protein sequence MDQQAEKIKPKNSGTKKVFDNPILERLTRTHISVPITILMTIAAGLLYVAFVYTDYTQLTPMFVIGLFISGFFSFTLLEYIAHRYLFHMKPTNEFKRKVQYALHGLHHEYPKDKDRLAMPPIMSFLLAIVFFGIFYAMMNTKVFGFLPGFITGYCAYIFVHFIVHAYNPPKNFFKHLWLNHAIHHYKDNTQIFGVSSQLWDYVFGTIKK encoded by the coding sequence ATGGATCAGCAAGCTGAAAAAATCAAACCAAAAAATAGCGGAACAAAAAAGGTGTTTGATAACCCGATTCTTGAGCGTTTAACCCGTACGCATATTTCGGTTCCGATTACTATTTTAATGACCATTGCTGCCGGCTTATTGTACGTAGCTTTTGTTTATACCGATTATACGCAGTTAACGCCAATGTTTGTGATCGGATTATTCATCTCCGGATTTTTCTCCTTTACGTTATTGGAATACATCGCACACAGATATTTATTTCATATGAAGCCTACCAACGAATTCAAACGTAAGGTTCAATATGCACTTCATGGTTTACACCACGAATATCCAAAAGACAAAGACCGTTTGGCCATGCCGCCGATCATGAGCTTTTTGCTTGCAATCGTCTTCTTCGGTATTTTCTATGCCATGATGAATACAAAAGTATTCGGTTTTCTTCCCGGCTTTATTACTGGCTATTGTGCATACATCTTTGTTCATTTTATTGTACATGCTTATAACCCGCCTAAGAATTTCTTCAAGCACTTGTGGTTAAACCATGCCATTCATCATTACAAAGACAATACACAGATCTTTGGAGTATCTTCCCAGCTTTGGGATTATGTGTTTGGAACGATAAAAAAATAA
- a CDS encoding rhomboid family intramembrane serine protease, translated as MNQLTPFVQRLLIINVVLFALSYIFDNQLHLYHYLILHGVYAEGFAAYQIVTNIFMHADFRHLFGNMLGLYFFGPLLEHFLGFKKFLILYFVCGVGAGLLYWGINAYQVRLVREDAIAFLNSPNPDSFNQFVDKHNSHEYNNQLNLIDAYAEHPEDPELQQQTKHQVVQVVYDVTNFGLLGASGAIFGILMAFALLFPNTELMLLFLPVPIKAKYLVGVYAAIEIYSLYANRPNDNVAHFVHIAGMIFAFILIRYWKTNRNSFY; from the coding sequence ATGAATCAATTAACTCCATTCGTTCAAAGACTTTTGATCATCAATGTGGTCTTGTTTGCGCTGTCGTATATATTCGATAACCAGCTGCATCTGTATCATTATCTGATTCTCCATGGTGTATATGCCGAAGGTTTTGCTGCTTACCAGATTGTGACGAATATATTCATGCATGCAGATTTCAGACATTTGTTCGGGAATATGCTGGGCCTGTATTTTTTCGGACCGTTGCTGGAGCATTTTCTCGGATTTAAAAAATTCCTGATTTTATATTTTGTATGCGGAGTTGGTGCAGGATTGTTATACTGGGGAATAAATGCATATCAGGTGCGTCTGGTGCGTGAAGATGCTATTGCCTTTTTAAATAGCCCGAATCCCGATTCATTTAATCAGTTTGTAGATAAACACAATTCGCACGAATATAATAATCAGCTTAATTTAATTGATGCCTATGCCGAACACCCTGAAGATCCGGAATTACAGCAGCAAACCAAACACCAGGTGGTGCAGGTAGTGTATGATGTAACGAATTTCGGATTGCTTGGTGCTTCAGGCGCTATCTTCGGTATATTAATGGCTTTTGCCTTATTGTTTCCCAATACAGAATTAATGCTGTTGTTTTTACCCGTACCCATAAAAGCCAAGTATCTGGTTGGCGTATATGCCGCCATTGAAATATATTCCTTATATGCAAATCGCCCGAATGACAATGTTGCGCATTTTGTTCATATAGCGGGTATGATCTTCGCATTTATTCTTATCAGGTATTGGAAGACTAACAGAAATTCATTTTATTAG
- a CDS encoding 3'-5' exonuclease: protein MNFTALDFETANTHKTSICAVGMAIVEDGKVVKTISKLIKPVPDFYSYWNVQIHGITPDMTADAPYFIDVWQELKQYIDYSTLVAHNAAFDVGALRSILTTHEVSFPKTDYFCSCSVSRKVFKEIENHKLSTVCRHIDVPLNHHEAESDAIGAAQIIIKAGERLGANSIEELMAMLKMKLKVF from the coding sequence ATGAATTTTACCGCACTGGATTTTGAAACAGCAAACACGCATAAAACAAGTATTTGTGCCGTTGGCATGGCTATTGTTGAAGACGGGAAAGTGGTTAAAACAATTTCCAAATTAATTAAACCTGTACCTGATTTTTATAGTTACTGGAATGTGCAGATCCATGGCATTACACCTGACATGACGGCTGACGCACCCTATTTCATTGATGTGTGGCAGGAATTAAAACAATACATCGATTACTCAACACTTGTGGCACACAATGCAGCTTTTGATGTGGGCGCATTGAGAAGTATACTAACCACACACGAAGTCTCCTTTCCTAAAACAGATTATTTCTGTTCGTGTTCAGTAAGCCGCAAGGTATTCAAAGAAATTGAAAATCATAAACTGTCAACCGTATGCCGGCACATTGATGTGCCGCTGAATCACCACGAAGCAGAGAGCGATGCAATCGGCGCGGCGCAGATTATTATTAAAGCCGGTGAACGCCTGGGCGCTAATTCGATTGAAGAGCTGATGGCTATGCTGAAGATGAAACTGAAGGTGTTTTGA
- a CDS encoding enoyl-CoA hydratase/isomerase family protein — translation MSDNLSLLVVREDAGILIITVNRPDKLNSLNRAVLQAIDEQIEYAYTSPSVKGIIITGSGEKAFAAGADISEFSSLQPHEAQLLSKEGQLIFEKIDMLTKPVIAAVNGFALGGGFELALACHIRMASENALFGLPEATLGLLPGYGGTQRLPQIIGKGRAIEVMLSADKIPAPKALEWGIVNAVTTQAALIPSAIALLNKFFSKAPTSIAEVLRCTHLSMETSGTAFDQEAKSFGRCAGTQDFKEGVQAFLEKRPATFTGK, via the coding sequence ATGAGCGATAATTTATCTCTGCTAGTCGTTCGTGAAGACGCTGGTATTCTTATTATAACAGTAAACCGTCCTGATAAATTAAATTCCTTAAATAGAGCCGTGCTGCAGGCAATCGATGAACAAATCGAATACGCTTATACATCTCCATCCGTTAAGGGAATTATTATTACAGGATCCGGGGAGAAAGCATTTGCAGCCGGAGCTGACATCAGCGAATTCTCTTCGTTACAGCCGCACGAAGCACAATTGCTTTCGAAAGAAGGTCAGTTAATATTTGAAAAAATTGACATGTTAACCAAACCTGTCATTGCTGCCGTAAATGGTTTTGCATTAGGCGGCGGGTTTGAGCTTGCATTGGCATGCCACATTCGCATGGCTTCTGAAAATGCCTTATTCGGATTACCTGAAGCTACGCTGGGCCTGTTGCCCGGTTATGGAGGCACACAGCGCTTGCCGCAAATAATCGGTAAAGGACGTGCAATAGAAGTGATGCTTTCCGCTGATAAGATTCCTGCTCCGAAAGCACTGGAATGGGGAATCGTAAATGCGGTTACTACACAGGCAGCCCTTATCCCTTCTGCAATCGCGCTACTTAATAAATTCTTTTCAAAGGCACCAACATCTATTGCAGAAGTGCTGCGCTGTACACACCTTTCAATGGAAACTTCCGGAACAGCCTTTGATCAGGAAGCGAAATCATTTGGACGTTGCGCCGGTACGCAGGATTTTAAAGAAGGCGTACAGGCATTCCTGGAAAAACGCCCCGCTACATTTACCGGAAAATAA
- a CDS encoding DUF7660 family protein, which yields MNESYIDMNLDKLLEAVHSKETFSQFVKALKEDKMDEDAKEKNKPSSPYASGANGWENGEISAFLNAVERYGKDSNSISEEPSWKNFALLLYAGKFYE from the coding sequence ATGAACGAATCATATATAGATATGAACCTGGATAAATTATTAGAAGCAGTACATTCGAAAGAAACTTTTTCCCAATTTGTCAAAGCATTAAAAGAAGACAAAATGGATGAAGATGCAAAGGAAAAAAATAAACCATCATCGCCCTATGCATCCGGAGCTAATGGTTGGGAGAATGGAGAAATCTCTGCATTTTTAAATGCTGTAGAAAGATATGGCAAAGACAGTAATTCAATAAGCGAAGAACCATCCTGGAAAAATTTTGCTCTTCTATTGTATGCAGGCAAATTTTATGAATAA
- the bshA gene encoding N-acetyl-alpha-D-glucosaminyl L-malate synthase BshA: MKIGIVCYPTFGGSGVVATELGKALAELGNPIHFITYSQPHRLDFFHENIFYHEVTVKSYPLFEFAPYEVILASKIVDVVKHEKLDLLHVHYAIPHASAAFMAREILKTQGIYIPIITTLHGTDITLVGKDPSFAPVVAFCINQSDGVTAVSEDLKKDTFEHFDIHREIEAIPNFIDVSRFRKQKKDHFKKAICPNDEKLIVHTSNFRKVKRVEDVVSVFNIVRQTVPSKLLLVGDGPERVLIEGMCRELGICNDVRFLGKLDAVEEVLSVADLFIMPSEKESFGLAALEAMACEVPVISSNAGGLPELNIQGKTGFLSNVGDVKEMAKNAIFILDNANLQEFRKNALERAKEFDSNHIVPKYLEYYQQVLDKSHSFVK, from the coding sequence ATGAAAATAGGTATTGTTTGTTACCCAACGTTTGGGGGGAGTGGTGTTGTAGCAACAGAATTAGGGAAAGCGTTGGCTGAACTTGGTAACCCGATTCATTTTATTACATATTCTCAACCACACAGATTGGATTTTTTTCATGAGAATATTTTCTATCACGAAGTAACCGTTAAATCATACCCGTTATTTGAATTTGCACCGTACGAAGTAATTCTTGCAAGCAAGATTGTAGATGTTGTAAAGCACGAAAAACTGGATCTGCTGCATGTACACTACGCGATCCCCCACGCTTCGGCAGCTTTTATGGCGCGCGAAATTCTTAAAACCCAAGGTATTTATATTCCCATTATTACAACACTGCACGGTACAGATATTACGTTAGTAGGTAAAGACCCGTCGTTTGCGCCGGTAGTAGCGTTTTGCATAAACCAGTCAGACGGCGTTACAGCCGTTTCGGAAGATCTTAAAAAAGATACGTTCGAGCATTTTGACATACACAGAGAGATTGAAGCAATACCAAACTTTATTGATGTTTCAAGATTCAGAAAACAGAAGAAAGACCATTTTAAAAAAGCCATTTGCCCGAATGATGAGAAACTGATCGTACATACATCCAACTTCCGAAAGGTAAAGCGCGTGGAAGATGTTGTATCTGTTTTCAATATTGTGCGCCAAACCGTTCCTTCTAAATTACTGCTTGTAGGTGATGGCCCCGAGCGGGTTCTTATTGAAGGTATGTGCAGAGAGCTTGGCATTTGCAACGATGTGCGCTTTTTAGGAAAACTGGACGCCGTGGAAGAAGTGCTATCTGTAGCCGATCTCTTTATTATGCCTTCTGAAAAAGAAAGTTTCGGTTTAGCCGCACTGGAAGCAATGGCTTGTGAAGTTCCGGTTATTTCATCAAATGCCGGCGGATTGCCGGAATTGAACATTCAAGGGAAAACGGGTTTTTTAAGCAATGTGGGTGATGTGAAGGAAATGGCCAAAAATGCCATTTTCATATTGGATAATGCCAATTTACAGGAATTCAGAAAAAATGCACTGGAAAGAGCTAAAGAGTTCGATTCCAATCATATAGTACCTAAATATTTGGAATATTACCAGCAGGTGCTTGATAAATCTCATTCTTTTGTTAAATAA
- the mutL gene encoding DNA mismatch repair endonuclease MutL: MSDIIRLLPDNIANQIAAGEVVQRPASVVKELLENSVDAGSTNIQLIVKDAGKQLIQVIDNGKGMSDGDARLCFERHATSKIRSADDLFAIRTFGFRGEAMASIASVAQVEMKTKLPGNELGTLIRIEGSAILVHEQTAHPQGTSISVKNLFYNVPARRNFLKSNSVEMRHIMDEFVRVALAHPEVAFSFYHNDLELFNVPEETLSKRAVSLLGGSYREQLIPCKEETDFVSISGYIGKPESARKTRGDQYFFVNNRYIRSNYLHHAVMHAFEELIPTDAFPFYLLFIEIDPAHIDVNVHPTKTEIKFDDEKTVYAIIKACVKRSLGTHNIMPSLDFDFNVNVSGFTGMGLSDSSGRESNTNFTPKSFSTSDSIQRSNQSNWERMYSGLENNREEVYQESIKMVSAINGTEDLKQLSKEQLYTENTSTFQLHQKYIVTQVKSGVLLVDQQAAHERILFEKYIGMLQNRFGSSQQFLFPQTLELSAADFAMVVEMEEDIRKLGFVFNVFSNTTIVVNGVPSDVKSGNEKNLFEGLIEQFKQNRTDLKIDRQENLARSLAKRSAIRAGNKLSLMEMNSIIDQLFACKSPNYAPDGNLTVVMLDMDKIGRLFM, from the coding sequence ATGTCAGATATCATACGTTTATTACCCGATAATATTGCGAACCAGATTGCAGCAGGGGAAGTTGTTCAGCGGCCGGCCTCCGTTGTAAAGGAATTGCTGGAAAACTCTGTGGATGCAGGAAGTACAAATATACAGCTGATTGTAAAAGATGCTGGGAAGCAATTGATTCAGGTGATTGATAATGGGAAAGGTATGAGCGATGGAGATGCGCGCCTGTGTTTTGAGCGTCATGCAACATCTAAGATCCGCAGTGCAGACGACCTGTTTGCAATCCGCACCTTTGGTTTCAGAGGTGAAGCGATGGCTTCCATTGCTTCGGTTGCCCAGGTAGAAATGAAAACAAAACTGCCGGGAAATGAATTGGGTACGCTAATCCGTATTGAAGGATCTGCTATACTTGTTCATGAACAGACGGCACATCCGCAGGGTACTTCAATTTCAGTAAAAAATCTTTTTTATAACGTTCCGGCGCGCCGGAACTTCTTAAAATCAAATTCTGTGGAAATGCGCCACATTATGGATGAATTTGTGCGTGTTGCCTTAGCACATCCGGAAGTAGCATTTTCATTTTACCACAACGATTTGGAATTATTTAACGTACCTGAAGAGACACTCAGCAAAAGAGCGGTTTCTTTATTGGGCGGAAGTTATAGAGAACAATTAATTCCGTGTAAAGAAGAAACAGATTTCGTTTCTATATCCGGCTATATCGGCAAACCGGAGAGTGCGCGTAAAACACGGGGAGATCAGTATTTCTTTGTCAATAACCGGTATATACGGAGCAATTATCTGCATCACGCAGTTATGCATGCATTTGAAGAGCTTATTCCTACAGATGCATTTCCGTTTTATCTTTTATTTATTGAAATAGATCCGGCACATATTGACGTAAATGTGCATCCGACAAAAACGGAGATCAAATTCGATGATGAAAAAACAGTTTATGCAATCATTAAAGCCTGCGTAAAACGTTCGCTGGGTACGCATAATATTATGCCATCATTGGATTTCGATTTCAATGTAAACGTTTCAGGATTCACAGGGATGGGGCTTTCAGACAGTTCGGGACGCGAATCGAACACAAATTTCACACCAAAATCATTTTCAACATCAGATAGTATTCAACGGTCAAATCAATCAAACTGGGAACGCATGTATAGTGGGTTAGAGAATAATAGAGAAGAAGTATATCAGGAATCGATTAAAATGGTCAGTGCTATTAACGGAACGGAAGATTTAAAACAGTTAAGTAAAGAACAGCTGTACACAGAGAATACCTCAACATTTCAGCTGCATCAGAAATATATTGTAACACAGGTTAAGTCCGGCGTGTTATTGGTAGATCAGCAGGCAGCACACGAACGTATTTTATTTGAAAAATACATCGGCATGCTGCAGAACCGTTTCGGAAGTTCACAGCAGTTCCTGTTTCCGCAGACACTTGAATTAAGCGCGGCAGATTTTGCAATGGTTGTTGAAATGGAAGAAGATATCCGCAAGCTTGGATTTGTATTTAACGTATTCAGCAATACAACGATCGTAGTAAACGGCGTGCCTTCGGATGTTAAAAGCGGCAATGAAAAAAATCTGTTTGAAGGCCTGATTGAACAGTTCAAACAAAACAGAACAGATTTGAAAATTGACCGTCAGGAAAACCTGGCACGTTCATTGGCCAAGCGTTCTGCTATCCGTGCGGGTAATAAATTATCATTAATGGAAATGAACTCCATTATAGATCAGCTTTTTGCATGCAAGTCCCCGAATTATGCGCCGGACGGCAATCTTACCGTTGTAATGCTGGATATGGATAAGATCGGCAGATTATTTATGTAA
- a CDS encoding rhomboid family protein, producing MSLVKDIQDQFRMQDNALVKIILINVIVYVVDCLIWVVAELSKTDWFAVVQSYQGVPPQLQEVLYKPWTLITYAFSHDTPNPFHIFFNMLGLYWFGGLIREYVGGRRLISLYFIGALVGVALYLICYNYIPFYMERAQPRFLIGASASVLAAVVGAATLLPNYRFHLIFIGPVKIVYIAAFYVLISIIGSVQGNAGGNIAHLGGAFAGFIFITCLKRGTDLGRPINATFDFFSRLFSKRKNVHMTFFNSSTPLDVNYTPNQQEIDTILDKISRSGYESLTKEEKQKLFKASQK from the coding sequence ATGAGTTTAGTGAAAGACATACAAGATCAATTCAGGATGCAGGATAATGCATTGGTAAAAATTATCCTGATAAATGTAATTGTATATGTTGTCGATTGCCTGATCTGGGTTGTAGCGGAATTATCTAAAACAGATTGGTTTGCTGTTGTTCAGTCCTATCAAGGCGTCCCGCCGCAGCTGCAGGAAGTTTTATACAAACCCTGGACACTCATCACCTATGCTTTTTCACACGACACGCCAAATCCGTTTCACATTTTTTTTAACATGCTGGGCTTGTATTGGTTTGGCGGTTTAATCCGGGAATATGTCGGCGGCAGGAGATTGATCAGCCTGTATTTTATCGGCGCATTGGTTGGTGTTGCCTTATATCTTATTTGTTACAACTATATTCCGTTTTATATGGAACGTGCACAGCCAAGATTCTTAATTGGCGCGAGTGCAAGCGTGCTGGCAGCCGTTGTGGGTGCGGCAACACTGCTGCCAAACTATAGATTTCATTTAATATTTATCGGTCCGGTTAAAATCGTTTATATAGCTGCTTTTTATGTACTCATTTCAATAATAGGTTCGGTACAGGGAAATGCCGGCGGAAACATTGCGCATTTAGGAGGCGCGTTTGCAGGATTTATATTTATTACCTGTTTGAAAAGAGGGACAGACCTGGGAAGACCGATCAACGCAACGTTTGATTTTTTCAGCCGCCTGTTTTCAAAACGTAAAAATGTACACATGACATTCTTTAATTCATCTACCCCCTTAGATGTAAACTATACACCGAATCAACAGGAGATTGATACAATCCTCGACAAAATCTCGCGTTCAGGATATGAAAGTTTAACAAAAGAAGAGAAACAAAAACTTTTCAAAGCAAGCCAGAAATAA